A window of Coturnix japonica isolate 7356 chromosome 2, Coturnix japonica 2.1, whole genome shotgun sequence contains these coding sequences:
- the SBSPON gene encoding somatomedin-B and thrombospondin type-1 domain-containing protein isoform X2 produces MAEQDGSARYTALQVTIKVGPPATRTTAPRLSITSASHSARSLLSRGREGRAETPRPPPPRSAARPPAQPAPRCRVSVEAVGDMGFAFLSGALCLGLLCRLLSEADGSCSERCCQGRDAACVSSGWREDGGYGTCYCDGECRRTRDCCHDHGHACPAHPCIVGEWSHWSGCAEQCKPSLRIRRRYVQQEPTNAGEPCPALEEKAGCLEYLTYQGQDCGQEHVPAFITTSEYGKERKLRAASSPRTSDKETGYCVEFKTESLSHDCALENRPYARWMQYLREGHTVCVACQPPAMNTDTHRCSGDGHNADGGKILHWEAVGNSQCQGTWKKIRQLKQCSCPLVHSFVFT; encoded by the exons ATGGCTGAGCAGGACGGTTCAGCGCGGTACACCGCTTTGCAGGTCACTATCAAGGTTGGCCCCCCAGCGACACGCACTACAGCCCCACGCCTTTCAATCACCTCCGCTTCGCACAGCGCCCGCAGCCTCCTTAGTCGGGGCAGGGAGGGCCGGGCAGAGACTCCCCGGCCGCCACCCCCCCGCTCTGCCGCCCGCCCGCCTGCCCAGCCCGCCCCGCGCTGCCGGGTGTCGGTGGAGGCCGTCGGGGATATGGGCTTCGCGTTTCTGAGCGGAGCGCTGTgtctggggctgctgtgccGGCTGCTGTCCGAGGCCGACGGGAGCTGCTCGGAGCGCTGCTGCCAGGGCCGGGATGCGGCGTGTGTCAGCAGCGGCTGGAGGGAGGACGGGGGCTACGGGACCTGCTATTGCGACGGAGAATGCCGACGCACCCGAGACTGCTGCCACGACCACGGCCACGCGTGTCCGG ctcATCCATGCATCGTGGGGGAGTGGAGTCATTGGAGTGGCTGTGCAGAACAGTGCAAACCCAGTCTGCGGATACGTAGGCGCTATGTACAACAGGAACCTACAAATGCTGGGGAACCTTGTCCTGCTCTGGAGGAGAAGGCTGGCTGCTTGGAATACCTGACCTATCAGGGGCAGGACTGTGGACAAGAACACG TTCCTGCTTTCATAACTACCTCTGAATAtggtaaagaaagaaaactgagagcaGCGTCTTCCCCTCGGACCTCTGACAAGGAAACTGG ATACTGTGTAGAATTTAAAACAGAATCCCTTTCCCACGACTGCGCTTTGGAGAACCGGCCGTATGCTCGATGGATGCAGTACCTCCGAGAAGGACACACTGTTTGCGTGGCTTGCCAGCCTCCAGCTATGAACACTGACACGCACCGTTGTTCCGGAGATGGCCATAATGCAGATGG AGGTAAAATCTTACACTGGGAAGCAGTTGGCAACTCTCAGTGCCAAGGAACCTGGAAGAAGATTCGGCAACTGAAGCAGTGCTCATGTCCCCTTGtgcacagttttgtttttacataa
- the SBSPON gene encoding somatomedin-B and thrombospondin type-1 domain-containing protein isoform X1, whose amino-acid sequence MSQCRTQLCGVLLAMAEQDGSARYTALQVTIKVGPPATRTTAPRLSITSASHSARSLLSRGREGRAETPRPPPPRSAARPPAQPAPRCRVSVEAVGDMGFAFLSGALCLGLLCRLLSEADGSCSERCCQGRDAACVSSGWREDGGYGTCYCDGECRRTRDCCHDHGHACPAHPCIVGEWSHWSGCAEQCKPSLRIRRRYVQQEPTNAGEPCPALEEKAGCLEYLTYQGQDCGQEHVPAFITTSEYGKERKLRAASSPRTSDKETGYCVEFKTESLSHDCALENRPYARWMQYLREGHTVCVACQPPAMNTDTHRCSGDGHNADGGKILHWEAVGNSQCQGTWKKIRQLKQCSCPLVHSFVFT is encoded by the exons ATGTCACAGTGTAGGACACAGCTATGTGGGGTGCTACT GGCCATGGCTGAGCAGGACGGTTCAGCGCGGTACACCGCTTTGCAGGTCACTATCAAGGTTGGCCCCCCAGCGACACGCACTACAGCCCCACGCCTTTCAATCACCTCCGCTTCGCACAGCGCCCGCAGCCTCCTTAGTCGGGGCAGGGAGGGCCGGGCAGAGACTCCCCGGCCGCCACCCCCCCGCTCTGCCGCCCGCCCGCCTGCCCAGCCCGCCCCGCGCTGCCGGGTGTCGGTGGAGGCCGTCGGGGATATGGGCTTCGCGTTTCTGAGCGGAGCGCTGTgtctggggctgctgtgccGGCTGCTGTCCGAGGCCGACGGGAGCTGCTCGGAGCGCTGCTGCCAGGGCCGGGATGCGGCGTGTGTCAGCAGCGGCTGGAGGGAGGACGGGGGCTACGGGACCTGCTATTGCGACGGAGAATGCCGACGCACCCGAGACTGCTGCCACGACCACGGCCACGCGTGTCCGG ctcATCCATGCATCGTGGGGGAGTGGAGTCATTGGAGTGGCTGTGCAGAACAGTGCAAACCCAGTCTGCGGATACGTAGGCGCTATGTACAACAGGAACCTACAAATGCTGGGGAACCTTGTCCTGCTCTGGAGGAGAAGGCTGGCTGCTTGGAATACCTGACCTATCAGGGGCAGGACTGTGGACAAGAACACG TTCCTGCTTTCATAACTACCTCTGAATAtggtaaagaaagaaaactgagagcaGCGTCTTCCCCTCGGACCTCTGACAAGGAAACTGG ATACTGTGTAGAATTTAAAACAGAATCCCTTTCCCACGACTGCGCTTTGGAGAACCGGCCGTATGCTCGATGGATGCAGTACCTCCGAGAAGGACACACTGTTTGCGTGGCTTGCCAGCCTCCAGCTATGAACACTGACACGCACCGTTGTTCCGGAGATGGCCATAATGCAGATGG AGGTAAAATCTTACACTGGGAAGCAGTTGGCAACTCTCAGTGCCAAGGAACCTGGAAGAAGATTCGGCAACTGAAGCAGTGCTCATGTCCCCTTGtgcacagttttgtttttacataa